One window of Trifolium pratense cultivar HEN17-A07 linkage group LG5, ARS_RC_1.1, whole genome shotgun sequence genomic DNA carries:
- the LOC123887493 gene encoding lysine-specific histone demethylase 1 homolog 1 encodes MHSVSDTELNSATPSQQPIDTEMTELPSEPPQPQNDDVTMSPENPNITNPQNSSDSSSEQQQQREEENPISTTTQQQQQDPNPTLPRKRRRRKKFFTELTSTTSLSKNRKNDVAKDCDDEALIAISVGFPSDTLTEEEIEANVVRTIGGSEQSNYIVVRNHILARWRSNVNVWLTYDRAVKSIRSEHKGLVEVAYRFLIEHGYINFGLSPEIKSMKFKSFDGIERGSVIVIGAGLAGLVAARQLVFLGFKVCILEGRMRPGGRVKTKKMFGGDGDEGLEAAADLGGSVLTGVNGNPLGVLARQLDLPLHKVRDLCPLYMPDGKCVDSEVDSRVEVLFNKLLERVCKLRQAIIEEVKSVDAPLGTALEAFRRVYKVAEDKEERMLLNWHLANLEYANATLMSNLSMAYWDQDDPYEMGGDHCFIPGGNETFVRALAEDLPIFYGRTVECIKYGSDGVLVCTEGQHFRGDMVLCTVPLGVLKKGSIQFIPDLPQRKKDAIHRLGFGLLNKVVMLFPTNFWGGNIDTFGHLTEDLSMRGEFFLFYSYASVSGGPLLVALVAGEAALRFEMMSPLESVKRVMEVLRDIFHPKGIVVPDPVQAVCTRWGKDQFAYGSYSYVAVGSSGDDYDILSETVGDGRVFFAGEATSKQYPATMHGAFLSGMREAANILRVAKRKSNSSTQFNTTKSIDEENDDLNKLFVKPDLSFGSFSALFHPKPNNDLESSSILRVKIGGAVSDSPSLYLYALLSMKQVIELSQVEGDQNRMRKLSRDFGVSLVGKKGLCSTAESLIASIKLCRPELNEAENGPVHGKEILSDTMEE; translated from the coding sequence aTGCATTCAGTTTCCGATACTGAACTAAACTCAGCAACACCATCGCAACAACCAATTGATACCGAAATGACAGAACTACCCTCAGAACCACCACAACCCCAAAACGACGACGTAACAATGTCACCGGAAAACCCAAACATCACTAACCCTCAAAATTCCTCCGATTCTTCCTccgaacaacaacaacaacgagaagaagaaaatccaatttcaacaacaacccaacaacaacaacaagatcCAAACCCTACTTTACCTCGAAAACGACGTCGTCGAAAGAAATTCTTCACAGAATTAACTTCAACAACTTCGCTATCGAAGAATCGTAAAAACGATGTTGCTAAAGACTGTGATGACGAAGCCCTAATTGCAATTTCAGTTGGGTTTCCTTCTGATACCTTAACGGAGGAAGAAATTGAAGCGAATGTGGTTAGAACAATCGGTGGTTCGGAGCAATCGAATTACATAGTTGTTCGGAATCATATTTTGGCGCGGTGGCGATCAAATGTTAATGTTTGGTTGACTTATGATCGTGCTGTGAAGTCGATTCGATCGGAACATAAGGGTTTGGTTGAAGTTGCTTATAGGTTTTTGATTGAGCATGGTTATATTAATTTTGGATTATCGCCGGAGATTAAATCGATGAAGTTTAAATCTTTTGATGGAATTGAGAGAGGGAGTGTGATTGTTATTGGTGCTGGGTTGGCGGGGTTGGTTGCCGCGAGACAATTGGtgtttttagggtttaaagTTTGTATTTTAGAAGGTAGGATGAGACCGGGTGGGAGAGTTAAGACGAAAAAGATGTTCGGCGGTGATGGTGATGAAGGACTTGAAGCTGCAGCTGATTTGGGTGGTAGTGTTCTTACTGGTGTTAATGGGAACCCTCTTGGTGTTCTTGCTAGACAATTAGATTTACCGCTTCATAAGGTTAGGGATCTTTGTCCTCTTTATATGCCTGATGGGAAATGTGTTGATTCTGAGGTTGATTCTAGGGTCGAggttttgtttaataaattgTTAGAGAGGGTTTGTAAGCTTAGACAGGCTATAATTGAAGAGGTTAAGAGTGTTGATGCTCCTTTAGGGACAGCGTTGGAGGCGTTTCGGAGGGTTTATAAAGTTGCTGAGGATAAAGAAGAGAGGATGTTGTTGAATTGGCATCTTGCTAATTTGGAGTATGCAAATGCTACTCTTATGTCTAATTTGTCTATGGCTTATTGGGATCAGGATGATCCTTATGAGATGGGTGGTGATCATTGTTTCATTCCCGGAGGGAACGAGACATTTGTTCGCGCATTGGCTGAGGATCTTCCGATTTTCTATGGGAGGACAGTGGAGTGTATTAAGTATGGAAGTGATGGGGTGTTGGTGTGCACCGAAGGGCAGCATTTTCGTGGGGACATGGTGCTTTGTACTGTGCCTTTGGGGGTTCTTAAGAAGGGGTCGATTCAGTTTATCCCTGATCTTCCTCAGAGGAAGAAAGATGCAATTCATAGATTAGGGTTTGGATTGTTGAATAAGGTAGTGATGTTGTTTCCAACTAATTTCTGGGGTGGGAACATTGATACATTTGGTCACTTGACGGAGGACTTGAGTATGAGGGGTGAGTTTTTTCTGTTCTATAGCTACGCTTCCGTGTCTGGAGGCCCGCTTCTCGTGGCTCTTGTTGCCGGAGAAGCTGCTCTTAGGTTTGAGATGATGTCGCCGTTGGAGTCTGTCAAAAGGGTGATGGAAGTTTTGAGGGATATTTTTCATCCAAAGGGGATTGTTGTTCCAGATCCCGTTCAGGCAGTCTGCACTCGATGGGGAAAAGATCAGTTCGCTTACGGATCTTATTCTTATGTTGCTGTTGGATCTTCGGGTGATGATTATGATATACTTTCAGAGACTGTTGGAGATGGAAGGGTGTTCTTTGCTGGAGAAGCAACTAGCAAACAGTATCCTGCAACAATGCATGGAGCATTTCTTAGTGGAATGAGAGAGGCTGCAAACATTTTGAGAGTGGCAAAGAGGAAGTCTAATAGTTCAACGCAATTCAACACAACAAAAAGCATCGATGAAGAGAATGACGATTTGAATAAACTATTTGTGAAACCTGACCTGAGTTTCGGAAGCTTCTCTGCATTGTTTCATCCAAAACCAAATAATGATCTTGAATCTAGTTCAATACTAAGGGTTAAAATTGGAGGAGCTGTATCAGATTCTCCTAGTCTTTATCTTTATGCACTGCTTTCAATGAAGCAGGTCATTGAGTTGAGTCAGGTAGAAGGGGACCAGAACCGGATGAGAAAATTAAGTCGTGATTTCGGGGTCAGTTTAGTTGGGAAAAAGGGTCTATGTAGCACTGCTGAATCTCTTATTGCCAGCATAAAGTTGTGCAGACCTGAGCTTAATGAAGCAGAAAATGGTCCTGTTCATGGGAAGGAAATTCTTAGTGATACCATGGAAGAATAG
- the LOC123887494 gene encoding protein phosphatase PP2A regulatory subunit A → MAMVDQPLYPIAVLIDELKNEDIQLRLNSIRRLSTIARALGEERTRKELIPFLSENNDDDDEVLLATAEELGVFVPYVGGVEHASVLLPPLETLCTVEETCVRDKSVESLCRIGAQMREQDLVDHFIPLVKRLASGEWFTARVSSCGLFHIAYPSAPEALKTELRTIYGQLCQDDMPMVRRSAATNLGKFAATVEAAHLKTDIMSVFDDLTQDDQDSVRLLAVEGCAALGKLLEPQDCVAHILPVIVNFSQDKSWRVRYMVANQLYELCEAVGPDSTKTELVPAYVRLLRDNEAEVRIAAAGKVTKFSRILSPELAIQHILPCVKELSTDSSQHVRSALASVIMGMAPVLGKDATIEQLLPIFLSLLKDEFPDVRLNIISKLDQVNQVIGIDLLSQSLLPAIVELAEDRHWRVRLAIIEYIPLLASQLGVGFFDDKLGALCMQWLKDKVYSIRDAAANNVKRLAEEFGPEWAMQHIIPQVLDMINDPHYLYRMTILHAISLLAPVLGSEITSTNLLPLVVNAAKDRVPNIKFNVAKVLQSIIPIVEESVVESTIKPCLVELSEDPDVDVRFFASQALQSSDQVKMSS, encoded by the exons ATGGCTATGGTGGATCAACCTTTATATCCAATCGCTGTTCTAATCGACGAGTTGAAGAACGAGGACATTCAACTCCGGTTGAACTCGATCCGTCGTCTTTCGACGATTGCGCGTGCGCTGGGCGAAGAGAGAACAAGGAAAGAACTGATTCCTTTTCTGAGCGAGAATAACGACGATGATGATGAGGTGCTTCTTGCTACGGCGGAGGAATTGGGAGTTTTTGTTCCTTATGTTGGTGGTGTGGAGCATGCTAGCGTTTTGCTTCCACCTTTGGAAACTCTTTGTACTGTTGAGGAAACTTGTGTTAGGGATAAATCGGTGGAGTCACTTTGTAGAATTGGTGCTCAGATGAGGGAACAAGATTTGGTTGATCACTTCATTCCTTTAGTTAAG AGGCTGGCTTCTGGGGAGTGGTTCACTGCCAGGGTTTCTTCATGCGGCTTGTTTCATATTGCATACCCTAGTGCACCAGAGGCGTTGAAAACTGAACTGAGAACCATATATGGGCAGCTGTGTCAAGATGATATGCCTATGGTTAGGAGATCTGCTGCTACTAACCTTGGAAAATTTGCTGCTACTGTTGAAGCTGCTCACTTAAAAACGGACATCATGTCTGTGTTTGATGATCTCACACAGGATG ATCAAGATTCTGTTCGGCTTCTTGCTGTTGAGGGTTGCGCAGCTCTTGGAAAGTTGTTGGAGCCTCAAGATTGTGTGGCACATATTCTTCCTGTTATAGTGAATTTTTCTCAG GATAAGTCATGGCGTGTTCGTTACATGGTTGCCAATCAACTCTATGAGCTCTGTGAAGCTGTTGGTCCTGATTCCACAAA GACGGAATTGGTTCCTGCTTATGTTCGGCTGCTGCGTGATAATGAAGCTGAAGTACGTATTGCTGCTGCTGGGAAAGTGACTAAGTTCTCCCGCATATTAAGTCCTGAACTAGCCATTCAGCATATTCTACCATGTGTAAAG GAATTATCGACAGATTCATCTCAACATGTTCGCTCTGCGTTGGCTTCAGTTATAATGGGAATGGCACCAGTCTTAGGGAAG GATGCCACAATTGAGCAACTTCTCCCGATTTTCCTCTCTCTTTTGAAAGATGAGTTTCCTGATGTCAGGCTAAATATTATCAGCAAGCTTGATCAAGTGAACCAG GTTATTGGTATCGACCTCTTATCTCAGTCGCTATTACCAGCTATTGTTGAGCTTGCTGAGGACAGACACTGGAGAGTTAGACTTGCAATCATCGAATATATACCATTGTTAGCAAGTCAGTTGGGTGTTGGCTTTTTTGATGATAAGCTTGGAGCTCTTTGCATGCAATGGCTAAAGGACAAG GTATACTCAATCCGGGATGCAGCTGCCAATAATGTCAAACGCTTAGCAGAAGAATTTGGACCAGAATGGGCAATGCAGCACATTATTCCCCAG GTTTTGGACATGATTAATGATCCACATTATCTGTATCGGATGACAATTCTACACGCAATTTCTCTGTTAGCTCCAGTTCTGGGCTCGGAAATTACTTCCACAAACCTGCTGCCTCTAGTTGTTAATGCAGCAAAAGATAG GGTACCGAATATCAaattcaatgttgccaaagtaTTGCAGTCTATCATTCCAATTGTTGAGGAATCT GTTGTGGAGAGTACCATCAAACCGTGTCTGGTTGAGCTCAGTGAGGATCCAGATGTTGATGTGCGGTTTTTCGCTTCTCAAGCTCTACAATCTAGTGATCAAGTGAAGATGTCCAGCTAG
- the LOC123887012 gene encoding aluminum-activated malate transporter 9-like, with protein sequence MTYSQKVPILGSFRHSFKERKERVSSIKGYSQIEIPLLESDDENFFTGKGGKMLWLDWKKMKRVGVRVWGMGHSDPREVIFAVKMGVALFIISLLSFLKQPFQDVEKYSLWAILTVVLIFEFNIGATLSRSLNRGIGTLSAGGLALALAMLPKLAGQWEKIVMMVSIFIVGFCATYVKLYPTMRAYEYGFRMFTITYCYVIVSGYQTGEFLQTATDRFLLIAIGATVSIVVNVCIYPIWAGEDLHNLVAQNFTGVATSLEGVVNNYLNCIEYERVSSKILTFQASDDVVYSGYRSAVESTSTEDALMSFAIWEPPHGRYKMFRYPWKNYVKVSGALRHCAFMVMAMHGCILSEIQAPADKRQVFRKELKNVGSEAANVLRELGNKIKKMEKLGEEDILFEVHEAAERLQQKIDKYFFFHVNAELCGTGNMPRNENGSRGLLQMDEERHFLQSKSLSEAALDLGSVSFPKSWEENLVAPDNILKPAIVVTDGNMLRKQTSMPAHFSFQTDLKTKVEVSKTYENASSLTLATFASLLIEFVARLHNLVDSFEELGEKAKFMDPLQQQEPVTSGWTRLFNCFKSKD encoded by the exons ATGACATATTCACAAAAGGTACCTATACTAGGTTCTTTTCGTCACAGTTTCaaggagagaaaagagagagttTCATCAATAAAAGGTTATTCACAAATAGAGATCCCACTATTGGAATCTGACGATGAGAATTTCTTTACAGGAAAAGGAGGGAAAATGCTATGGCTCGATTGGAAGAAAATGAAGCGCGTGGGTGTGAGAGTGTGGGGTATGGGTCATTCTGATCCGAGGGAAGTTATTTTTGCTGTTAAAATGGGTGTTGCTCTTTTTATTATTTCGTTGTTGAGTTTTCTTAAACAACCGTTTCAAGATGTTGAGAAATATTCTCTTTGGGCTATTCTTACCGTTGTTCTCATCTTCGAATTCAACATAG GAGCAACACTAAGCAGAAGTCTAAACAGAGGAATAGGAACTTTATCAGCTGGAGGACTTGCTTTGGCATTAGCAATGCTACCAAAATTAGCTGGACAATGGGAAAAAATTGTAATGATGGTCAGCATCTTCATTGTAG GATTTTGTGCGACGTATGTAAAACTATACCCGACAATGAGGGCTTATGAATATGGTTTCCGCATGTTCACGATCACCTATTGCTATGTTATCGTATCTGGATATCAAACCGGCGAATTTCTTCAGACCGCTACAGATAGATTTTTACTCATTGCCATTGGTGCTACTGTATCTATTGTTGTTAATGTGTGCATATATCCAATCTGGGCCGGCGAGGATCTACATAATCTTGTCGCGCAAAATTTCACGGGTGTTGCAACATCGTTAGAAG GTGTCGTAAATAACTACCTTAACTGTATTGAATACGAGAGGGTGTCTTCGAAAATTCTTACGTTTCAAGCTTCTGATGATGTAGTTTACAGTGGATACAGATCAGCTGTTGAATCTACAAGCACAGAGGATGCATTG ATGAGTTTTGCTATCTGGGAGCCACCTCATGGTCGTTACAAGATGTTTAGATATCCATGGAAAAATTATGTTAAAGTAAGTGGAGCACTCAGACATTGTGCATTTATGGTCATGGCTATGCATGGATGTATACTTTCTGAAATTCAG GCTCCAGCCGACAAGAGACAAGTTTTCCGCAAGGAGCTTAAGAATGTAGGTTCTGAAGCAGCTAACGTTCTACGTGAACTAggtaacaaaattaaaaagatgGAGAAACTAGGCGAAGAAGACATCCTTTTCGAAGTACATGAAGCAGCAGAAAGGTTACAACAAAAGATcgacaaatattttttctttcatgtaAATGCAGAGCTGTGTGGAACCGGTAACATGCCAAGAAACGAGAATGGTTCTCGAGGCCTCTTACAAATGGATGAAGAAAGACATTTCTTACAGTCCAAGTCACTAAGTGAAGCTGCGCTTGATTTAGGATCAGTTAGTTTTCCAAAAAGTTGGGAAGAGAATCTTGTTGCACCCGACAACATCCTTAAGCCTGCAATTGTTGTTACCGATGGAAACATGCTTAGGAAACAAACATCTATGCCTGCACATTTTTCATTTCAAACTGATCTAAAGACGAAAGTGGAAGTATCGAAAACCTATGAAAATGCAAGTTCATTAACTTTGGCAACATTCGCATCACTTTTGATTGAATTTGTGGCAAGGCTACATAACCTTGTTGATTCTTTTGAAGAATTAGGTGAGAAAGCAAAGTTTATGGACCCTCTTCAGCAACAAGAACCTGTAACTTCTGGTTGGACTAGATTGTTTAATTGTTTCAAATCTAAGGATTAA
- the LOC123885428 gene encoding aluminum-activated malate transporter 9-like, with protein MMASSQRVPKLGSFRHSFLERKEKLLSMKGGVGGGGYSQIGIPLLESDDEDLFPGNWKRKCCTFSGFSNWIVDFCKKVKRVALRAWEMGHSDPRKIIFSIKMGLALIIMSLLIFLKQPFPDVGRYSVWAILTVVVVFEFSIGATLSKGLNRGLGTLSAGGLALALGMLSNLAGEWEEIVIMVSIFVAGFFATYAKQYPTMKAYEYGFRVFLITYCYVLVSGYRTGEFTHTAVNRFLLIALGAAVSVGVNVCIYPIWAGEDLHNLVAKNFAGVATSLEGVVNNYLNCIEYERVPSKILTYQASDDVVYSGYRSAVESTSTEDALMSFAIWEPPHGRYKMFRYPWKNYVKVSGALRHCAFMVMAMHGCILSEIQAPADKRQVFRNELKKVGSEAARVLRELGNKVKNMEKLGEEDILFDVHEAAEELQMKIDKKSFLLVNAELWEIGNRPRNENVSQDLLQMDEERHFLQYKSLSEAVLDLRSVNVPKSWEDSVVAPDNNIKPVNVVTDENMLMKQTSWPAQFSFQADSMPKDEPSKTYESASSLTLATFTSLLIEFVARLQNLVDSFEELGEKAKFKDPLQQQEPVTSGWTRLFNCFKSKD; from the exons atgatggCATCTTCACAAAGAGTACCAAAATTAGGATCTTTCCGTCATAGTTTCTTGGAAAGAAAAGAGAAACTGTTATCAATGAAAGGTGGTGTTGGCGGCGGCGGTTATTCTCAAATCGGAATTCCATTACTAGAATCCGATGACGAAGATTTATTTCCAGGAAATTGGAAACGGAAGTGTTGTACTTTTAGTGGTTTTTCTAATTGGATCGTTGATTTTTGTAAGAAAGTGAAGCGCGTGGCTTTAAGAGCGTGGGAAATGGGTCATTCTGATCCAAGaaagattattttttctatCAAGATGGGTCTTGCTTTGATTATTATGTCATTGTTGATTTTTCTTAAGCAACCTTTTCCAGATGTTGGTAGATATTCTGTTTGGGCTATTCTTACTGTTGTTGTCGTCTTCGAATTCAGCATAG GAGCAACACTAAGCAAAGGTCTAAACAGAGGATTAGGGACTTTATCAGCTGGAGGACTTGCTTTAGCATTGGGAATGCTATCAAATTTAGCTGGAGAATGGGAAGAAATTGTAATAATGGTTAGCATCTTCGTCGCAG GATTTTTTGCCACATATGCAAAACAGTACCCAACAATGAAGGCTTATGAATACGGTTTCCGTGTGTTCTTGATCACCTATTGTTATGTTCTTGTATCCGGATATCGAACTGGAGAATTTACTCATACGGCTGTAAATAGATTTTTGCTCATTGCTCTTGGTGCTGCTGTATCTGTTGGTGTAAATGTGTGCATATATCCAATCTGGGCCGGCGAGGATCTACATAATCTTGTTGCGAAAAATTTCGCGGGCGTTGCAACATCATTAGAAG GTGTTGTGAATAACTACCTTAACTGTATTGAATACGAGAGGGTGCCTTCGAAAATTCTTACGTACCAAGCTTCTGATGATGTAGTTTACAGTGGATACAGATCAGCTGTTGAATCTACAAGCACAGAGGATGCATTG ATGAGTTTTGCTATCTGGGAGCCACCTCATGGTCGTTACAAGATGTTTAGATATCCATGGAAAAATTATGTTAAAGTAAGTGGAGCACTCAGACATTGTGCATTTATGGTCATGGCTATGCATGGATGTATACTTTCTGAAATTCAG GCTCCAGCCGACAAGAGGCAAGTTTTCCGCAATGAGCTTAAGAAGGTAGGTTCCGAAGCAGCTAGAGTCCTACGCGAACTAGGTAACAAAGTTAAAAACATGGAGAAACTAGGCGAAGAAGACATTCTTTTCGATGTACACGAAGCAGCAGAAGAATTACAAATGAAGATCGACAAAAAATCCTTCCTTCTTGTAAATGCAGAGCTTTGGGAAATCGGTAACAGGCCAAGAAACGAGAATGTTTCTCAAGACCTCTTACAAATGGATGAAGAAAGACATTTCTTACAGTACAAGTCACTAAGTGAAGCTGTGCTTGATCTAAGATCAGTTAATGTTCCAAAAAGTTGGGAAGATAGTGTTGTTGCACCCGACAACAACATTAAACCTGTGAATGTCGTTACTGATGAAAACATGCTTATGAAACAAACATCTTGGCCTGCACAATTTTCATTTCAAGCTGATTCAATGCCAAAAGATGAACCATCAAAAACCTATGAAAGTGCTAGTTCATTAACTTTGGCAACATTTACATCACTTTTGATTGAATTTGTGGCAAGGCTACAGAACCTTGTTGATTCTTTTGAAGAATTAGGTGAGAAAGCAAAGTTTAAGGACCCTCTTCAGCAACAAGAACCTGTAACTTCTGGTTGGACTAGGTTGTTTAATTGTTTCAAATCTAAGGATTGA